One segment of Panthera leo isolate Ple1 chromosome A3, P.leo_Ple1_pat1.1, whole genome shotgun sequence DNA contains the following:
- the FLRT3 gene encoding leucine-rich repeat transmembrane protein FLRT3, with the protein MISPAWSIFLIWTKIGLFLQVAPLLVMAKSCPSVCRCDAGFIYCNDRFLTSIPTGIPEDATTLYLQNNQINNAGIPSDLKNLLKVERIYLYHNSLDEFPTNLPKYVKELHLQENNIRTITYDSLSKIPYLEELHLDDNSVSAVSIEEGAFRDSNYLRLLFLSRNHLSTIPWGLPRTIEELRLDDNRISTISSPSLQGLTSLKRLVLDGNLLNNHGLGDKVFFNLVNLTELSLVRNSLTAAPVNLPGTNLRKLYLQDNHINRVPPNAFSYLRQLYRLDMSNNNLSNLPQGIFDDLDNITQLILRNNPWYCGCKMKWVRDWLQSLPMKVNVRGLMCQAPEKVRGMAIKDLNAELFDCKDSAVVSTIQITTAIPNTVYPAQGQWPAPVTKQPDIKNPKLTKDQRTTGSPARKTIIITVKSVTSDTIHISWKLVLPMTALRLSWLKLGHSPAFGSITETIVTGERNEYLVTALEPDSPYRVCMVPMETSNLYLFDEAPVCIETETAPLRMYNPTTTLNREQEKEPYKNPNLPLAAIIGGAVALVTIALLALVCWYVHRNGSLFSRNCAYSKGRRRKDDYAEAGTKKDNSILEIRETSFQMLPISNEPISKEEFVIHTIFPPNGMNLYKNNHSESSSNRSYRDSGIPDSDHSHS; encoded by the coding sequence ATGATCAGCCCAGCCTGGAGCATCTTCCTCATCTGGACTAAAATTGGGCTGTTCCTTCAGGTGGCACCTCTCTTAGTTATGGCTAAATCCTGCCCATCTGTATGCCGTTGTGATGCAGGTTTCATTTACTGTAATGATCGCTTTCTGACATCCATTCCAACAGGAATACCAGAGGATGCTACAACACTCTACCTTCAGAACAACCAAATAAATAACGCTGGAATTCCTTCAGATTTGAAAAACTTgctaaaagtagaaagaatatacCTATACCACAACAGTTTAGATGAATTTCCTACCAACCTACCAAAGTATGTAAAAGAGTTACATTTGCAAGAAAATAACATAAGGACTATCACTTATGATTCACTTTCAAAAATTCCCTATCTGGAAGAATTACATTTAGATGATAACTCTGTCTCTGCTGTTAGCATTGAAGAAGGGGCATTCCGAGACAGCAACTATCTCCGACTGCTTTTCCTGTCCCGTAATCACCTCAGCACAATCCCTTGGGGTTTGCCCAGGACTATAGAAGAACTACGCTTGGATGATAATCGCATATCCACTATTTCATCACCATCTCTTCAAGGTCTCACTAGCCTAAAACGCCTGGTTCTGGATGGAAACCTATTGAACAACCACGGTTTAGGTGATAAAGTTTTCTTCAACCTAGTCAACTTAACAGAACTGTCATTGGTGCGGAATTCCCTGACTGCTGCACCAGTAAACCTTCCAGGCACAAACCTGAGGAAGCTTTATCTTCAAGATAACCACATCAATCGGGTGcccccaaatgctttttcttatcTAAGGCAGCTGTATCGACTCGACATGTCCAATAACAACCTAAGTAATTTACCTCAGGGTATCTTTGATGATTTGGACAATATAACCCAACTGATTCTTCGCAACAATCCCTGGTATTGTGGGTGCAAAATGAAATGGGTACGTGACTGGTTACAGTCACTACCTATGAAGGTCAATGTGCGTGGGCTTATGTGCCaagccccagaaaaagttcgggGGATGGCTATCAAGGACCTTAATGCGGAACTGTTCGATTGTAAGGACAGTGCAGTGGTAAGCACCATTCAGATAACCACTGCAATACCTAACACAGTATATCCTGCTCAAGGACAGTGGCCAGCTCCAGTGACCAAACAACCAGACATTAAGAACCCCAAGCTCACTAAAGATCAGCGAACCACAGGGAGTCCAGcaagaaaaacaattataattacTGTGAAATCTGTCACCTCTGACACGATTCATATCTCTTGGAAACTTGTCCTACCTATGACTGCTTTAAGACTCAGCTGGCTCAAACTGGGCCATAGCCCAGCATTTGGATCTATAACAGAAACAATCGTAACAGGGGAACGCAATGAATACTTAGTCACAGCCCTGGAGCCTGATTCGCCATATCGAGTCTGCATGGTTCCCATGGAAACCAGTAACCTCTACCTATTTGATGAAGCCCCTGTTTGTATTGAGACTGAAACTGCACCCCTTCGAATGTACAACCCTACAACCACCCTTAAtcgagagcaagagaaagaaccTTACAAAAACCCCAATTTACCGTTGGCTGCCATCATTGGTGGGGCTGTGGCCCTGGTCACCATTGCCCTTCTTGCTTTAGTGTGCTGGTACGTTCATAGGAACGGATCACTCTTCTCAAGGAACTGTGCGTACAGcaaagggaggagaagaaaggatgaCTATGCGGAAGCTGGCACTAAGAAGGACAACTCCATCCTGGAAATCAGGGAGACTTCTTTTCAGATGTTACCAATAAGCAATGAACCAATCTCAAAGGAGGAATTTGTAATACACACCATATTTCCTCCTAATGGAATGAATCTGTACAAAAACAATCACAGTGAAAGCAGTAGTAACCGAAGCTACAGAGACAGTGGTATTCCAGACTCAGATCACTCACACTCATGA